From Hartmannibacter diazotrophicus, a single genomic window includes:
- a CDS encoding MSMEG_0565 family glycosyltransferase yields MTAVRPLSVAILAHSTNPRGGVAHALGLGEALTALGHRAVVFAPDASGKGFFRKATCETVPVAASCVRGDLADLVAVRAGDYVAHFEREGTADFDIWHAQDGISANALATLKERGLIPGFARTVHHIDAFEDERLQDLQARAITAADRHFVVSRQWQAVLAEDYGIAATIVGNGVDDQLFNDRMGEADADLRRSLLPPGGPTFLSVGGIEERKNTVRILDAFRIIHASEPSARLVIAGGASLLDHSTYRRRFDAILADANFNDGAVIVTGPVPQRLMAPLYRAADALVFPSVKEGFGLVVLEAMACGTPVVVPHGAPFDEYLGPDDALFCDPLAPEKIMCAMSRALNPAIRERLVRAGHVVACAHAWGTVARAHLAAYQDLMETCDA; encoded by the coding sequence ATGACGGCGGTTCGTCCCCTCAGCGTCGCCATCCTCGCCCACTCCACCAACCCGCGCGGCGGCGTCGCCCACGCGCTCGGGCTTGGCGAGGCGCTGACCGCGCTTGGGCACCGTGCGGTGGTCTTCGCCCCGGATGCGTCGGGCAAGGGCTTCTTCCGGAAGGCGACTTGCGAGACCGTGCCCGTGGCGGCCTCCTGCGTGCGCGGCGATCTTGCCGATCTCGTCGCGGTGCGGGCAGGCGATTATGTCGCCCATTTCGAGCGCGAGGGCACGGCGGACTTCGACATCTGGCATGCGCAGGACGGCATTTCGGCCAATGCGCTCGCGACCCTCAAGGAGAGAGGGCTCATCCCGGGCTTTGCCCGCACCGTCCATCATATCGACGCCTTCGAGGACGAGCGCCTCCAGGACCTCCAGGCTCGCGCGATCACGGCGGCCGACCGGCATTTCGTCGTCTCGCGCCAGTGGCAGGCGGTGCTCGCCGAGGACTACGGAATTGCGGCCACCATCGTCGGCAACGGCGTCGACGACCAGCTTTTCAACGACCGCATGGGCGAGGCGGACGCGGATCTTCGCCGCAGCCTGCTGCCGCCCGGCGGGCCAACCTTCCTCAGTGTCGGCGGCATCGAGGAGCGCAAGAACACGGTGCGCATTCTCGACGCCTTCCGTATCATCCATGCCTCGGAGCCTTCCGCTCGGCTGGTGATCGCGGGCGGGGCCTCGCTTCTCGACCACAGCACCTATCGCCGCCGCTTCGACGCAATCCTTGCCGACGCCAATTTCAACGACGGCGCGGTGATCGTCACCGGCCCCGTGCCGCAACGGCTGATGGCGCCGCTCTACCGGGCCGCCGACGCGCTCGTCTTTCCATCGGTGAAGGAGGGGTTCGGCCTCGTCGTCCTTGAAGCGATGGCCTGCGGCACGCCGGTTGTGGTGCCGCATGGCGCGCCCTTCGACGAGTATCTCGGTCCGGACGACGCGCTCTTCTGCGATCCGCTCGCTCCGGAAAAGATCATGTGCGCCATGAGCCGCGCCCTCAATCCCGCCATCCGCGAGCGGCTCGTCCGGGCCGGCCACGTGGTTGCCTGCGCCCATGCCTGGGGCACCGTCGCCCGCGCACACCTTGCCGCCTATCAGGACCTCATGGAGACCTGCGATGCCTGA
- a CDS encoding MSMEG_0569 family flavin-dependent oxidoreductase: MNSPMKIEHFPVVVIGAGQAGLSVSWFLKKAGIRHVVLEKNQAFHAWKTERWDSFSLVTPNWQCQLPGHPYDGPDPYGFMVRDEIVDYLDAYVEKLQPPLREGVAVKKLSGNAFSGFVLDTTSGMMTADQVVIAAGGYQIPIVPREAERLPTDLVQVHSSIYRNPEQLPEGAVLVVGSGQSGAQIAEDLHLAGRKVHLCLGDAPRVARRYRGKDVVEWLADMGYYDLPVHAHPLREGVRDKTNHYVTGRDGGRDIDLRQRALEGMELYGQFVDAREGKVKVADTVKECLDSADATNESIKDSIDAFIAKAGIDAPAEDRKPPVWEPSGRPTEIDLQGESIASIVWCIGFRTDYSWIDLPVFNGRGHPSHDRGVTSMPGAYFLGLPWLHTWGSGRFSGVARDAEHVAGQIIARHVDVIGMSERVNEAAIGS; encoded by the coding sequence ATGAACAGCCCCATGAAGATCGAACATTTCCCCGTCGTCGTCATCGGCGCAGGTCAGGCAGGCCTCTCCGTCTCCTGGTTTCTGAAGAAGGCCGGCATCCGGCATGTCGTGCTTGAGAAGAACCAGGCCTTTCATGCCTGGAAGACCGAGCGCTGGGACAGCTTCAGCCTCGTCACGCCCAACTGGCAGTGCCAGCTTCCCGGCCATCCCTATGACGGCCCGGACCCCTATGGCTTCATGGTGCGCGACGAGATCGTCGACTATCTCGACGCCTATGTTGAAAAGCTGCAGCCGCCGCTGCGCGAGGGCGTCGCGGTCAAGAAGCTCTCCGGCAACGCCTTTTCCGGCTTCGTGCTCGACACGACGTCCGGCATGATGACCGCCGACCAGGTGGTGATCGCCGCCGGCGGCTACCAGATCCCGATCGTGCCGCGCGAGGCGGAGCGCCTGCCGACTGATCTCGTGCAGGTCCATTCCTCAATCTACCGCAATCCGGAGCAGCTTCCCGAGGGCGCCGTCCTCGTCGTCGGCAGCGGCCAGTCGGGCGCGCAGATTGCCGAGGACCTGCATCTTGCCGGGCGCAAGGTGCACCTCTGCCTCGGCGATGCGCCGCGCGTTGCCCGCCGCTATCGCGGCAAGGACGTCGTCGAGTGGCTCGCCGACATGGGCTACTACGACCTGCCGGTCCATGCCCATCCGCTGCGCGAGGGCGTGCGCGACAAGACCAACCACTATGTCACCGGTCGCGACGGCGGCCGGGACATCGACCTGCGCCAGCGGGCGCTGGAGGGCATGGAGCTTTACGGCCAGTTCGTCGATGCGCGCGAGGGCAAGGTCAAGGTCGCCGATACGGTGAAGGAATGCCTCGACTCCGCCGACGCGACGAACGAGAGCATCAAGGACAGCATCGACGCCTTCATCGCCAAGGCCGGGATCGACGCCCCGGCCGAAGACCGCAAGCCGCCGGTCTGGGAGCCGTCGGGCCGTCCGACCGAGATCGACCTTCAGGGCGAAAGCATCGCCTCGATCGTCTGGTGCATCGGTTTCAGGACCGACTATTCCTGGATCGACCTGCCGGTCTTCAACGGACGTGGCCATCCGAGCCATGACCGCGGCGTCACCTCGATGCCGGGTGCCTATTTCCTCGGCCTGCCGTGGCTGCACACCTGGGGTTCGGGTCGCTTTTCCGGCGTTGCACGCGACGCCGAGCACGTTGCCGGCCAGATCATCGCCCGTCATGTGGATGTCATCGGCATGTCGGAAAGGGTCAACGAAGCGGCCATCGGCTCCTGA
- a CDS encoding sll0787 family AIR synthase-like protein, which produces MSAEQLPALAAMLRDMRGIRAKEDISSVAARLGLGGAGAVPVGDDCAAIPDGDGYLLLAIEGFMNEFVAGDPWFAGWCGVMVNVSDILAMGGRPIAVVDAIWAKGEAEAAPVLDGMRAAAEAFGVPIVGGHSNARSAQGQLSVAILGRAKKLLTSFDARPGEALIAAVDLDGRYREPFNNFEAATTTAPARLKRLMELLPSIAEDGLAQAAKDISQGGIVGTTIMLAECSGVGAKVDLGAIPRPEGIALSRWLQTFPSYGYLLSVPEAHAETVLARFRRENVSSARIGTITRERRVTVSLDGAEECIWDLDAAPLIGCGPGVPEQREDAA; this is translated from the coding sequence ATGAGCGCGGAGCAGCTTCCCGCCCTTGCCGCCATGCTGCGCGACATGCGCGGCATCCGTGCCAAGGAGGACATTTCCTCCGTTGCGGCGCGGCTCGGCCTCGGCGGGGCCGGTGCAGTACCGGTCGGCGACGATTGCGCGGCGATCCCGGACGGTGACGGCTATCTGCTCCTTGCCATCGAAGGCTTCATGAACGAGTTCGTCGCCGGTGACCCGTGGTTCGCGGGCTGGTGCGGGGTGATGGTCAACGTCTCCGACATCCTCGCCATGGGCGGGCGTCCGATCGCCGTCGTCGATGCCATCTGGGCGAAGGGCGAGGCGGAGGCCGCGCCGGTGCTCGACGGCATGCGGGCGGCGGCGGAAGCCTTCGGCGTACCCATCGTCGGCGGCCACAGCAACGCCCGCTCGGCGCAGGGCCAGCTCTCCGTCGCGATCCTCGGCCGCGCCAAAAAGCTTCTGACGAGCTTTGACGCCCGGCCGGGCGAGGCCCTCATCGCCGCCGTCGATCTCGACGGTCGCTACCGTGAGCCCTTCAACAATTTCGAGGCCGCGACCACGACCGCGCCGGCGCGCCTGAAGCGCCTGATGGAGCTTCTCCCCTCCATCGCCGAGGACGGTCTCGCGCAGGCCGCCAAGGATATCAGCCAGGGCGGGATCGTCGGCACGACGATCATGCTGGCCGAATGCTCCGGCGTCGGCGCGAAGGTCGACCTCGGCGCCATTCCGCGTCCCGAGGGCATCGCGCTGTCGCGCTGGCTGCAGACCTTCCCGAGCTACGGTTATCTGCTGTCGGTGCCGGAAGCCCATGCCGAGACCGTTCTTGCGCGTTTCCGGCGGGAGAACGTCTCCTCGGCCCGGATCGGAACGATCACGCGGGAGCGCCGCGTCACCGTCAGCCTCGACGGGGCTGAGGAATGCATCTGGGATCTCGATGCCGCGCCGCTCATCGGCTGTGGCCCCGGTGTGCCGGAGCAACGGGAGGACGCCGCATGA
- a CDS encoding Nit6803 family nitrilase — protein sequence MAEPAHVRVAAVQIAPDLKSLAGTEAKVLDAIDEAAGKGAELIVFPETFMPWYPYFSFILPPVLTGAEHLRLYENAVEVPGPVTERIGAAARRHGVVVVLGVNERDHGSLYNTQVVIDASGEIVLKRRKITPTFHERMIWGQGDGSGLKVVETAVGKVGALACWEHYNPLARYALMAQHEAIHIAQFPGSLVGQIFADQIEVTIRHHALESGCFVVNATGWLSEEQKASICPDEKLRKALSGGCMTAIISPEGGHVVPPITEGEGILIADLDMKLILKRKRMMDSVGHYARPELLSLVVDDRPAAPMRTVTSGEAPVIPSLATPNLEGSKSDEADDADAHVAAGADQRVAVLRGPSR from the coding sequence ATGGCTGAACCAGCACATGTCCGGGTGGCGGCGGTCCAGATCGCGCCTGATCTTAAGTCCCTCGCCGGGACCGAGGCGAAGGTCCTCGACGCCATCGATGAGGCGGCGGGCAAGGGGGCGGAGCTGATCGTCTTCCCCGAGACCTTCATGCCCTGGTACCCCTATTTCTCCTTCATCCTGCCGCCGGTGCTGACCGGGGCGGAGCATCTGCGCCTTTACGAAAACGCCGTCGAGGTGCCGGGACCGGTGACCGAGCGCATCGGGGCTGCCGCGCGCCGCCACGGCGTTGTCGTCGTCCTCGGCGTCAACGAGCGCGACCACGGCTCGCTCTACAACACGCAGGTGGTCATCGACGCGAGCGGTGAGATCGTCCTGAAGCGGCGCAAGATCACGCCGACCTTCCACGAGCGCATGATCTGGGGGCAGGGCGACGGCTCCGGCCTCAAGGTGGTCGAGACCGCCGTCGGCAAGGTCGGCGCGCTCGCCTGCTGGGAGCATTACAACCCGCTCGCCCGCTACGCCCTGATGGCGCAGCACGAGGCGATCCACATCGCGCAGTTCCCCGGCTCGCTGGTCGGGCAGATCTTCGCCGACCAGATCGAGGTGACGATTCGCCACCACGCGTTGGAATCGGGCTGCTTCGTCGTCAACGCCACCGGCTGGCTGTCCGAGGAGCAGAAGGCCTCCATCTGCCCGGACGAGAAGCTGCGCAAGGCGCTGTCCGGCGGCTGCATGACCGCGATCATCTCGCCGGAGGGCGGCCATGTTGTCCCACCGATCACCGAGGGCGAGGGCATCCTGATCGCCGACCTCGACATGAAGCTGATCCTGAAGCGCAAGCGCATGATGGACAGCGTCGGCCACTATGCCCGCCCCGAACTCCTCTCGCTCGTCGTCGACGACCGGCCGGCCGCGCCCATGCGCACGGTCACGTCCGGCGAGGCCCCCGTCATCCCCAGCCTTGCCACCCCGAACCTGGAAGGATCGAAGTCCGATGAAGCCGATGATGCCGACGCCCATGTCGCCGCAGGAGCTGATCAACGCGTTGCAGTCCTCCGGGGCCCGTCTCGTTGA
- a CDS encoding DUF6476 family protein → MMTSSRNEADAGSPGESRNEDVPFDPALAAMQAKLRRFVFVSMGTLGIGLLAVLFAIAWRAVNSGKEGPSGPAFEASAELPAGSRVVDQSVDGDRLVVTVETDQGRRVLLFDLRSGKKLGTVQLLAR, encoded by the coding sequence ATGATGACGTCTTCCAGGAATGAGGCCGATGCGGGATCGCCCGGCGAGAGCCGAAACGAAGACGTTCCCTTCGATCCCGCCCTTGCCGCCATGCAGGCGAAACTCAGGCGCTTCGTATTCGTGTCGATGGGAACGCTCGGCATCGGTTTGCTGGCGGTGTTATTCGCGATTGCGTGGCGTGCCGTCAACTCCGGCAAGGAAGGCCCGAGCGGCCCGGCCTTCGAGGCAAGCGCCGAACTGCCGGCGGGAAGCCGCGTCGTCGACCAGAGCGTCGACGGAGACCGCCTGGTCGTGACCGTCGAAACGGATCAGGGACGGCGGGTTCTTCTCTTTGATCTTCGCAGCGGCAAGAAGCTCGGCACGGTGCAGCTTCTGGCACGATGA
- a CDS encoding MSMEG_0570 family nitrogen starvation response protein has translation MPEMRFTIRWPDGTPESCYSPSLVIKDYFEPGQSYPLDDFLKRSREALGIASDRVKAKYGRPCSLALGQLQRIEAMSGRFTDTPQATVAVEAFDE, from the coding sequence ATGCCTGAAATGCGCTTCACGATCCGCTGGCCGGACGGCACGCCGGAGAGCTGCTATTCGCCCTCGCTGGTGATCAAGGACTATTTCGAGCCCGGCCAGTCCTATCCCCTCGACGATTTCCTCAAGCGGTCGCGCGAAGCCCTCGGCATCGCCTCCGACCGCGTGAAGGCCAAATACGGCCGCCCATGCTCGCTTGCCCTCGGCCAGCTTCAACGCATCGAGGCCATGTCCGGCCGATTCACCGACACACCGCAGGCGACCGTCGCCGTCGAAGCCTTCGACGAGTGA
- a CDS encoding MSMEG_0568 family radical SAM protein has protein sequence MMPTPMSPQELINALQSSGARLVDPRAGAQSRRGGAGPSDHKAMTIDGQTVMVPVHTAAAFDSPYLVEAPDVYGRSRVLRGDVVLGEVSFPARPKFYDLETADGIPYSQIAVLHGRDVLATTVLQSCIRYQSRTKTCQFCSIGQSLAAGRTIERKTPEQLGEVAEAAARLDGVTHMVMTTGTPPGKDRGAKILTESVAGVKARVDLPIQVQCEPPDDFSWFQAMKDAGADALGMHLEAVTPEVRQRIMPGKAQVSLETYYEAFKAAVPVFGFGQVSTYILAGLGDSVEAILETSRRLVDIGVYPFVVPFVPISGTPLESHAGPSAEFMHRILEPLAGMLVASGLKSIDVKAGCAKCGACSALSTYEKALGQTACGGRVAAE, from the coding sequence ATGATGCCGACGCCCATGTCGCCGCAGGAGCTGATCAACGCGTTGCAGTCCTCCGGGGCCCGTCTCGTTGATCCACGGGCCGGGGCGCAGAGCCGTCGCGGCGGCGCCGGTCCCTCCGACCACAAGGCGATGACCATCGACGGGCAGACTGTCATGGTGCCCGTCCACACGGCCGCGGCCTTCGACAGCCCGTATCTCGTCGAGGCACCGGACGTCTATGGTCGCAGCCGGGTGCTGCGGGGCGACGTCGTGCTCGGCGAGGTCAGCTTTCCGGCGCGGCCGAAGTTCTACGACCTTGAGACCGCCGACGGCATTCCCTATTCGCAGATCGCCGTGCTGCATGGGCGCGACGTGCTGGCGACGACGGTGCTGCAGAGCTGCATTCGCTACCAGAGCCGCACCAAGACCTGCCAGTTCTGTTCCATCGGCCAGTCGCTCGCCGCCGGCCGCACCATCGAGCGCAAGACGCCGGAACAGCTTGGCGAGGTCGCCGAGGCCGCCGCCCGGCTCGACGGCGTCACCCATATGGTAATGACCACCGGCACGCCGCCCGGCAAGGATCGCGGCGCAAAGATCCTCACCGAGAGCGTTGCCGGCGTGAAGGCGCGGGTTGACCTGCCGATCCAGGTGCAGTGCGAGCCGCCGGACGATTTTTCCTGGTTCCAGGCGATGAAGGATGCGGGCGCCGATGCGCTCGGCATGCATCTGGAAGCCGTGACGCCCGAAGTGCGTCAGCGGATCATGCCCGGCAAGGCGCAGGTTTCGCTCGAGACCTATTACGAGGCCTTCAAGGCCGCCGTTCCGGTCTTCGGCTTCGGGCAGGTGTCGACCTACATTCTCGCCGGTCTCGGCGACAGTGTGGAGGCGATCCTCGAGACGAGCCGGCGCCTCGTCGACATCGGCGTCTATCCCTTCGTCGTGCCGTTCGTGCCAATCTCGGGCACGCCGCTGGAAAGCCACGCCGGGCCGTCGGCGGAGTTCATGCACCGGATCCTCGAGCCGCTCGCCGGCATGCTGGTCGCCTCGGGTCTGAAGTCCATCGACGTCAAGGCGGGCTGCGCCAAGTGCGGCGCCTGCTCGGCGCTGTCCACCTACGAAAAGGCTCTCGGCCAGACGGCCTGCGGCGGAAGGGTGGCGGCGGAATGA
- a CDS encoding ATP-binding protein has product MQVDIDMGTTAGGEAARLDIEQLLATRLLVQGNSGSGKSHLLRRLLEQSAPWVQQVVIDPEGDFVTLAEAFGHVVVDAERSEGELVGIANRIRQHRVSCVLTLEGLEIDDQMRAAANFLNALFDADREFWYPVLVVVDEAQMFAPAAAGEVAEDARRASLGAMTNLMCRGRKRGLAGVIATQRLAKLAKNVAAEASNFLMGRTFLDIDMARAADLLGMDRRQAEQFRDLSCGRFVALGPALSRRPLPVTIGPVETGARSSSPKLMPLPEKLEDVEDLILTPVPEDFSRPTAPRRAAPSPRATPDIMQELSRAATRQQDEPEAEAESVVRRPAMSAEELEDWLGRTIADIVAGGGSAFRADAELYQDFLLRGRMSRIVGAPLTMADFRLRLAVARSGVDDEMAATDAWKTALSLVRLVTDDLQGVLLILARAALAGEPCPSDAAIAYAYGTHSARRARRFLDYFEERGLIVVHADRAGLRFVAFPDLDAQTAGGDPDAALPDPAAADAAE; this is encoded by the coding sequence TTGCAGGTCGACATCGACATGGGAACGACGGCCGGCGGCGAGGCTGCACGGCTCGACATCGAACAGCTTCTTGCAACGCGCCTCCTCGTCCAGGGCAATTCCGGCTCCGGCAAATCGCATCTTCTGCGCCGCCTCCTCGAACAGTCCGCCCCCTGGGTGCAGCAGGTGGTCATCGACCCGGAAGGCGATTTCGTCACGCTCGCCGAGGCCTTTGGCCACGTGGTCGTCGACGCGGAGCGCTCGGAAGGCGAACTCGTCGGCATCGCCAACCGCATCCGCCAGCACCGCGTCTCCTGCGTCCTGACGCTGGAAGGGCTCGAAATCGACGACCAGATGCGGGCGGCGGCGAATTTCCTCAACGCGCTCTTCGATGCCGACCGCGAGTTCTGGTATCCGGTCCTCGTCGTCGTCGACGAGGCGCAGATGTTCGCGCCGGCAGCGGCCGGCGAGGTGGCCGAGGATGCCCGCCGGGCCTCGCTCGGCGCCATGACCAACCTCATGTGCCGTGGCCGCAAGCGCGGTCTCGCCGGGGTGATCGCCACCCAGAGGCTTGCCAAGCTTGCCAAGAATGTCGCGGCGGAAGCGTCCAACTTCCTGATGGGCCGCACCTTCCTCGATATCGACATGGCGCGCGCGGCCGACCTTCTCGGCATGGACCGGCGACAGGCCGAACAGTTCCGCGACCTTTCCTGCGGGCGCTTCGTGGCGCTCGGTCCGGCGCTCTCGCGCCGTCCTCTTCCAGTCACCATCGGACCGGTGGAAACCGGCGCGCGCTCATCCAGCCCGAAGCTGATGCCGCTGCCGGAAAAGCTTGAAGATGTCGAGGATCTGATCCTGACGCCTGTGCCGGAGGACTTTTCCCGTCCGACCGCGCCACGCCGCGCCGCGCCTTCGCCGCGCGCGACGCCCGACATCATGCAGGAGCTTTCGCGCGCCGCGACGCGGCAGCAGGACGAGCCGGAGGCGGAGGCCGAGAGCGTCGTCCGCCGTCCCGCCATGAGCGCGGAAGAGCTGGAGGACTGGCTCGGCAGGACGATTGCCGACATCGTCGCCGGGGGCGGCTCCGCCTTCCGGGCCGACGCCGAGCTTTACCAGGACTTCCTGCTGCGCGGGCGGATGAGCCGCATCGTTGGCGCGCCGCTGACGATGGCGGATTTTCGCCTTCGGCTTGCCGTCGCTCGCTCGGGCGTCGACGACGAGATGGCCGCGACCGACGCCTGGAAGACGGCGCTTTCCCTCGTGCGCCTCGTCACGGACGATCTGCAGGGCGTCCTGCTCATTCTGGCGCGGGCGGCCCTTGCCGGCGAGCCATGTCCGTCGGATGCGGCGATCGCCTATGCATACGGCACGCATTCCGCGCGGCGCGCGCGGCGCTTCCTTGATTATTTCGAGGAGCGGGGGCTGATCGTCGTCCACGCCGATCGCGCAGGGCTTCGCTTCGTCGCCTTTCCCGATCTCGACGCGCAGACGGCGGGCGGCGATCCCGATGCGGCGCTGCCCGATCCGGCTGCGGCCGACGCAGCGGAATAG
- a CDS encoding MSMEG_0572/Sll0783 family nitrogen starvation response protein: MPAVTAPAHKKGDFFVDYEEKVFEDVKAEPGEKALVTFHTVAFEGSIGLVNILQALRLKRKGFETSILLYGPGVTLGVQRGFPTLGDEAFPGAQNFNNQLIKFMDEGGKVYACRFALQALYGHGEPSLIPGITPINPLDVLDLILLHRKDGAFILDTWTV, from the coding sequence ATGCCTGCAGTGACCGCGCCCGCGCACAAAAAGGGTGATTTCTTTGTCGACTACGAGGAGAAGGTCTTCGAGGACGTCAAGGCCGAACCGGGCGAAAAGGCCCTGGTCACCTTCCACACCGTCGCCTTCGAGGGCTCCATCGGCCTCGTCAACATCCTGCAGGCGCTGCGCCTGAAGCGGAAGGGCTTCGAGACCTCCATCCTGCTCTACGGCCCGGGCGTGACGCTCGGCGTGCAGCGCGGCTTCCCGACGCTCGGCGACGAGGCTTTCCCCGGCGCGCAGAACTTCAACAACCAGCTGATCAAGTTCATGGACGAGGGTGGCAAGGTCTACGCCTGCCGTTTCGCGCTCCAGGCGCTCTATGGCCATGGCGAGCCGTCGCTGATCCCCGGCATCACGCCGATCAACCCGCTCGACGTGCTCGACCTCATCCTGCTCCACCGCAAGGACGGCGCCTTCATCCTCGACACCTGGACGGTGTGA
- a CDS encoding MSMEG_0567/Sll0786 family nitrogen starvation N-acetyltransferase, with the protein MIFDPFKPYRASDYQVKFATDAWERSQAAALRREVFCTEQGIFERDDRDAIDEVAIPIVAVSWMGVVADEVVGTVRIHEAEPGVWWGSRLAVHRDFRRVGALGASLIRLAVSSAHARGCHTFYANVQPQNGLLFRRLHWREIGEVEIEGRPHLRMQAELDYYPPFVAAERGFRSNARKIAA; encoded by the coding sequence ATGATCTTCGATCCCTTCAAGCCCTACCGCGCCTCCGACTATCAGGTGAAATTCGCCACCGATGCCTGGGAGCGGTCGCAGGCCGCCGCCCTCCGGCGCGAGGTCTTCTGCACGGAGCAGGGGATTTTCGAGCGCGACGACCGAGATGCGATCGACGAGGTTGCGATCCCGATCGTCGCCGTTTCCTGGATGGGCGTCGTCGCCGACGAGGTGGTCGGCACCGTGCGCATCCACGAGGCGGAGCCCGGCGTCTGGTGGGGCTCACGCCTTGCCGTCCACCGCGATTTCCGCCGGGTCGGCGCGCTCGGCGCCTCGCTCATCCGCCTTGCCGTCTCCTCGGCCCATGCGCGCGGTTGCCACACCTTCTACGCCAACGTTCAGCCGCAGAACGGGCTGCTTTTCCGCCGCCTGCACTGGCGCGAGATCGGCGAGGTGGAGATCGAGGGCCGGCCGCATCTGAGGATGCAGGCCGAGCTGGACTACTATCCGCCCTTCGTTGCCGCCGAGAGGGGCTTTCGGTCCAACGCGCGAAAGATCGCGGCATGA
- a CDS encoding PLP-dependent aminotransferase family protein has protein sequence MTDWVPDLKDTGKPRYLAIADAIAADVASGQLTQGDRLPPQRQLAKLLGIDFTTVARGYVEAQRRGLVDSRVGQGTFVSAARRKPRNQSDRRPELVDLSMNLPPEPEDPDLIERMQEGMEAIGRDLIPLLRYQGFGGSREAKEAASNWLGRRALVPSTERLFVSPGAHPALLGILCTLARPGDTILCEAITYPGIRSLAAQIGLNLVGLPFDEEGILTDALTEACQRHQPKALYLNPIFNNPTTMTVSEKRREEIAQAARRCRLPIVEDDAYGFIPVHGPKPFAAIAPDITWHVAGLAKCIGAGLRVAYVVTPDARSGFPFSAALRSATVMASPITVALATRWIEDGTADALLSFIRSETRARQKLAADMLAPGSYHFDPLSFHLWVPLPEPWTRSAFVGHMRSTRIGVVPSDPFTVEGPPGEAVRVCLGGPATREEVRGALDFMAHALEESPALMSSVL, from the coding sequence ATGACGGACTGGGTTCCAGACCTGAAGGACACGGGCAAGCCGCGCTATCTGGCGATTGCCGACGCGATTGCGGCCGATGTCGCGAGCGGACAACTGACGCAGGGCGACCGCCTGCCGCCGCAGCGCCAGCTCGCCAAGCTCCTCGGCATCGACTTCACCACCGTCGCCCGCGGCTATGTCGAGGCGCAGCGGCGAGGGCTCGTCGACTCACGCGTCGGCCAGGGAACCTTCGTGTCGGCGGCAAGGCGCAAGCCGCGCAACCAGTCCGACCGCCGGCCGGAACTCGTCGATCTGTCCATGAACCTGCCGCCGGAGCCGGAAGACCCGGATCTCATCGAGCGCATGCAGGAAGGCATGGAGGCGATCGGGCGCGACCTCATTCCGCTGTTGCGCTATCAGGGCTTCGGCGGCTCGCGCGAGGCCAAGGAGGCCGCCTCCAACTGGCTCGGCCGCCGCGCGCTCGTGCCGTCCACCGAACGCCTGTTCGTGTCACCCGGCGCCCATCCGGCCCTTCTTGGAATTCTCTGCACCCTCGCCCGCCCCGGCGACACGATCCTCTGCGAAGCGATCACCTATCCCGGCATCCGCTCGCTCGCGGCCCAGATCGGGCTCAATCTCGTCGGCCTGCCCTTCGACGAGGAAGGCATCCTGACCGACGCTCTCACCGAGGCCTGCCAGCGCCATCAGCCGAAGGCGCTCTATCTCAACCCAATCTTCAACAACCCGACGACGATGACGGTCTCAGAAAAGCGGCGCGAGGAGATCGCCCAGGCGGCGCGGCGCTGCCGCCTGCCGATCGTAGAGGACGACGCTTACGGCTTCATCCCCGTGCACGGCCCAAAGCCCTTCGCCGCCATCGCCCCGGACATCACCTGGCATGTGGCCGGGCTTGCCAAATGCATCGGCGCGGGACTGCGCGTTGCCTATGTGGTGACGCCCGACGCGCGATCGGGCTTTCCCTTTTCAGCGGCACTCCGTTCGGCGACCGTCATGGCCTCGCCAATCACGGTGGCGCTCGCCACCCGCTGGATCGAGGACGGCACGGCCGACGCCCTGCTCTCTTTCATCCGGTCCGAAACGCGCGCGCGCCAGAAACTGGCCGCCGACATGCTCGCCCCCGGCAGCTATCACTTCGATCCGTTGAGCTTCCACCTCTGGGTGCCGCTGCCCGAGCCGTGGACCCGGTCGGCCTTCGTCGGCCACATGCGGTCCACCCGCATCGGCGTCGTGCCGAGCGATCCCTTCACGGTCGAGGGTCCGCCCGGAGAAGCCGTGCGAGTCTGTCTCGGAGGCCCGGCGACCCGCGAGGAGGTGCGCGGCGCGCTCGACTTCATGGCGCATGCACTGGAGGAAAGCCCGGCGCTGATGTCGTCGGTGCTCTAG